GATCGCGATGATCTCACCACGGCTGAGTGTCAGATTCACACCATCAACAGCCCGGAGATCTCCGTAGCAATGAACAAGATTCTCCATCTCGATGAGGCGATCCCCGTTCGCCACTGATGTGCGTCTCCGGGCCGGCCGGAGTGACTCCTGTATCCGGCGTGAGACCTCTTGTGCCGATCCCGATGCGGTGATCCGCCCATCCTCAAGGAGGATACAGGCATCGGCATATGACGCGGCTTCATCGATCATATGCTCAACAAGGATGATCGTCTTCCCTTCATCAGCAAGCCGGCGGAGGAGGGAGAAGACGACACCCCTGGCGGCTTCATCAAGCTCTGATGTCGCCTCATCGAGGATCAGGATATCGGTTCCAAGTGCCAGTGTCGCTGCAAGTGCCGCCTTCTGCTTCTGGCCACCAGAGAGGGTATAGGGGGGTCGATCAACAAGGTCCCGGATCTCAAGAAGACCGAGGATCCGGTCCAGCTCCTCTTCCGTCTGACCCCGGGAGAAGCCCCGGTTCCGGAGACTGGTTGAGATCTCCTCACCGACCGTTGTGAAGATCAGCTGGGCATCGGCGTCATCAAAGACCATCGATACATCATAATAGAGCTCTTCGACGCCGTCATACGCCATAATATCCTTTCCTTTCACGGCAATGGAACCCTCAAGCCTCCCTGAGTAGAGATGGGAGAGGATCCCTGCCATCGCCCGGCAGAGGGTGGTCTTTCCTGACCCTGATGGGCCGGTGATGATCAGCATCGATCCCGGGGAGAGGGAGAGGGAGATCTCCCTGAGAACCGGTCTGTCCCCTCTGAGGTATGTGTAACTGAGATTCTGAATATCAATAGGCATCGTTCATCTCTCCAGGATTCGTGAGGCAGACGGGTAGAGCATCTGGACGATGATTCCATTGACGACAGCGGTGATGAGAACAATCGGGACGATTGCCATGACAAAGCCGGTCAGGGTTACTGCCTTTGCAAGCATTCCCGGTGCTGCCAGGAGGAGGAGGACAACAACCCCCACGAAGGTAAATCCCGATGCAAGCGTCGCAATGGCGGTTGAGATGCCGGGTGCCCCCACCCTGATCCGGTCCTTCACCAGCATGAAGACGAGGATGCAGACGACGGCACCGACGGGCTCGGAGATGAGGTTTGCCGGTGGGAAGATCGAATGGCTGATCAGGGCAGATACCAGGCCGGCGATCGCCCCGATTCCGAGGGCCTCATTCACCTTCGGTACAACAAGGAGGATCGCGAGCGAATAAAACGCTATGACAAGGTTGGCGACGATTGGTCCCGGAATGACGAGGGACATAAACCGGACGATGGCCCCGGCTGCAAGCAGGATGCCGACGATTGCTATATCTCTGGATTTCATGGTGTCTGCCTTATTTTCTGTGAATAGTTTTCCCTGAGGCTCTTTCTCATCAGCTTCCAGCCATTGACCCGTGGAAGGTGATCAACGATCTCCACCTCACGGGGAACCTTGTACCCTGCCAGATGCCGGCGGCAGTAGGTGATGATCTCCTCGATCCGGAGGGGGCGTTTCAGAATGACCGCCGCAACCGGGATCTCGCCCCGCCGTGGATCGGGAACACCGAATATTGCCGCATCTGCGATATCGGGGTGGCGGAGGAGGACATTTTCCACCTCTGTGGGGTAGATCTTCCAGCCGGACATGATGATCATATCCTTCTTCCGGTCGGTGATCGAGAGCATTCCGTTCTCATCCAGGTACCCGATATCGCCGGTGAGGAACCAGCCGGACGGGAGGAAGGCAGCCGCCGTCTCCTCCGGCATCCCATAATAGCCGAGGGCGACGGAGGGGCCGCGAAGGGCGATCTCCCCCTCCATACCTTCCGGGAGGACCACTGATGGATCCCC
The sequence above is drawn from the Methanocalculus alkaliphilus genome and encodes:
- a CDS encoding ABC transporter ATP-binding protein; this encodes MPIDIQNLSYTYLRGDRPVLREISLSLSPGSMLIITGPSGSGKTTLCRAMAGILSHLYSGRLEGSIAVKGKDIMAYDGVEELYYDVSMVFDDADAQLIFTTVGEEISTSLRNRGFSRGQTEEELDRILGLLEIRDLVDRPPYTLSGGQKQKAALAATLALGTDILILDEATSELDEAARGVVFSLLRRLADEGKTIILVEHMIDEAASYADACILLEDGRITASGSAQEVSRRIQESLRPARRRTSVANGDRLIEMENLVHCYGDLRAVDGVNLTLSRGEIIAIIGENGSGKTTLVKHMNGLLRPTEGSLLVSGTRCHDQSVSLLSRHTGLVFQNPDTMLFEDTVQKEVAFGLKNIGKDTGCIETVLAEVGLAGKGEVNPRHLSRGERQRLALACVIAMGQDVFVLDEPTTGLDPAESLQIMDILGRLADAGHGIVMITHNPGLATTYADRVIRMNSGRIVSIEEA